Proteins co-encoded in one Methanosarcinales archaeon Met12 genomic window:
- a CDS encoding Yip1 family protein has translation MTDLIEEIGGVIVSPWETLENISKKEDIRSAFIIVLIASILSGMHTILLPEMRAMFEILGVGIDYTILFVFSLVLGLIGWVLSAGIYRLIAMMLGGNGSYNKVLQLLGYAYAMYFVYLPVSAFVMIALPVLSGVITLIGLIWALILSVFAISIAEGFSKLRAIATVVIGIIAVVILFVIGAVIMMAAFMPVLM, from the coding sequence ATGACAGATTTAATAGAAGAAATTGGCGGAGTCATTGTTTCACCATGGGAAACATTAGAGAATATATCAAAAAAAGAAGATATTAGGAGTGCATTCATAATTGTTTTAATTGCAAGTATCCTTTCTGGCATGCATACTATACTATTGCCGGAAATGCGAGCAATGTTCGAAATACTTGGAGTTGGTATCGATTATACTATATTGTTCGTATTCAGTTTGGTCTTGGGTCTTATTGGGTGGGTGTTATCAGCAGGGATATATCGCTTGATCGCTATGATGCTGGGCGGAAATGGAAGTTATAACAAAGTTCTTCAGCTTTTAGGGTATGCGTATGCGATGTATTTTGTTTATCTTCCAGTAAGTGCTTTTGTGATGATTGCATTGCCAGTATTATCAGGTGTTATCACTCTGATAGGTTTAATTTGGGCTTTGATTCTATCAGTCTTTGCCATAAGCATAGCAGAGGGGTTCTCAAAGCTAAGAGCGATTGCCACGGTGGTGATAGGGATAATAGCAGTTGTCATTTTGTTTGTGATAGGGGCAGTTATCATGATGGCGGCATTTATGCCAGTACTAATGTGA
- a CDS encoding heavy metal translocating P-type ATPase — protein MTKKFTIKIKGMHCASCARNIEAQIKKHPGVYSVNVNFATEQMFVESEEAVLEQDLKKIVEQTGYKVVQETSEEEETERKIIEQAKTRAILALILSVPLMFTMVLMYLDRMFFGQLWVETILSFIVVYILGWKTHISAFQAVKRLYANMDVLISLGTSAAFFFGIASFFVKLPVFFEIAAFIMAFHLLGRYLEVRARGKTSEALRELLKLESKTARILVDGQEKEVLIEEVKVGDIMIIRPGEKIPTDGKVIEGQSSVDESMATGESMPVEKKIGDETIGATVNQYGVLKIQATKIGKDTFLAQVVRLVEEAQRSRIPIQEFADKVTSYFVPIVLVIALLTIVGWLIVGQWFVAIVAAITVLIIACPCALGLATPTALTVGIGRGARQGILIRRGEAIELMGKIKIIVLDKTGTLTKGKPSVTDIIPINSKSKILNLLQLAASVEKNSEHPLGQAIVRKAEDEGVELIDVENFKAIFGKGVEAQINGKKILVGTKKLMEENKIDIYFVHGTLGELEEQSKTAMLISDDKKVLGVIAVADTLKEDAKEAVQALHKMGFKTIMLTGDNEKTAKAIANQVGIKEVIAEVLPGEKVEVIKRLQKQGLVAMTGDGINDGPALTQADVGIAIGTGTDIATEAGEITLVRGDLSSLVQAIKLSRATFKTIRQNLFWAFFYNTVAIPMAAFGILATMLGPIIAAGAMVFSSLSVVANSLRLRKIKL, from the coding sequence AAGCTGTTTTGGAGCAGGACTTAAAAAAAATTGTTGAGCAGACCGGATATAAAGTAGTTCAAGAAACGAGCGAAGAGGAAGAAACAGAGAGGAAGATTATAGAGCAGGCAAAAACCAGGGCAATCTTGGCTCTGATTTTGAGCGTTCCTTTAATGTTTACAATGGTTTTGATGTATTTAGATAGGATGTTTTTTGGCCAACTCTGGGTAGAAACCATTTTATCTTTTATCGTGGTCTATATTTTAGGATGGAAAACTCATATTTCAGCTTTTCAGGCAGTAAAGCGACTCTATGCCAATATGGACGTCTTGATTTCTCTGGGCACTTCAGCCGCTTTCTTTTTTGGAATAGCTAGTTTTTTTGTGAAACTACCGGTCTTTTTTGAAATAGCGGCTTTTATTATGGCATTTCATCTCTTGGGACGATATTTGGAAGTTAGGGCTCGAGGCAAAACCTCAGAGGCCTTGCGTGAACTCTTGAAATTAGAGTCCAAAACCGCCCGGATTTTAGTAGACGGTCAAGAAAAAGAAGTGTTAATTGAAGAAGTCAAAGTAGGGGATATTATGATTATCAGGCCCGGCGAGAAAATTCCCACCGATGGCAAAGTGATAGAAGGACAATCTTCGGTTGATGAATCAATGGCCACAGGAGAATCAATGCCAGTGGAGAAAAAAATAGGCGATGAAACAATCGGAGCAACGGTTAATCAATACGGGGTATTAAAAATTCAAGCAACCAAAATCGGTAAAGATACTTTTTTAGCCCAGGTTGTTAGATTGGTTGAAGAAGCTCAAAGATCGCGCATTCCAATTCAGGAATTTGCTGACAAAGTAACTTCTTATTTTGTGCCAATTGTCTTAGTTATTGCCTTGTTGACTATTGTTGGTTGGTTGATTGTCGGACAATGGTTTGTGGCAATTGTGGCAGCAATTACGGTTTTAATTATTGCCTGCCCCTGCGCTTTGGGATTGGCCACGCCCACTGCTTTAACCGTGGGAATTGGCCGGGGAGCAAGACAAGGCATTCTCATTCGCCGGGGAGAGGCGATTGAATTGATGGGAAAAATAAAAATAATTGTCTTGGATAAAACTGGCACTCTTACCAAAGGAAAACCAAGCGTCACGGATATAATTCCAATAAATTCTAAATCCAAAATCCTAAATCTTCTTCAGTTAGCAGCTTCTGTTGAGAAAAATTCCGAACATCCTTTGGGTCAGGCAATCGTCAGGAAAGCGGAAGATGAAGGAGTTGAATTGATAGATGTTGAAAATTTCAAAGCGATATTCGGCAAAGGAGTTGAGGCACAAATTAACGGGAAAAAGATTTTGGTCGGGACAAAAAAATTAATGGAGGAAAATAAAATTGATATTTATTTTGTCCATGGAACATTAGGCGAATTAGAAGAACAGAGTAAAACAGCCATGCTTATTTCGGACGATAAAAAAGTTTTAGGAGTAATCGCCGTGGCTGATACTTTGAAAGAAGATGCCAAAGAAGCGGTTCAAGCCCTTCATAAAATGGGATTTAAGACCATTATGCTAACAGGAGATAACGAAAAAACAGCTAAAGCCATTGCTAATCAGGTTGGAATAAAAGAAGTTATCGCCGAGGTCTTGCCAGGTGAAAAAGTGGAAGTAATTAAGCGGTTGCAAAAACAAGGACTGGTGGCAATGACTGGCGATGGGATAAATGACGGTCCGGCCCTGACCCAGGCCGATGTGGGAATTGCCATTGGCACTGGCACAGATATTGCCACTGAAGCCGGAGAAATTACTTTGGTTAGGGGCGATTTGAGTTCTTTGGTTCAAGCCATTAAACTCAGCCGGGCAACTTTTAAAACAATTCGCCAAAATCTTTTCTGGGCTTTCTTCTATAACACAGTGGCGATTCCGATGGCCGCTTTTGGAATTTTGGCCACAATGCTCGGTCCCATTATTGCCGCTGGCGCCATGGTTTTCAGTTCATTGTCAGTGGTTGCTAATTCTTTACGTTTAAGAAAGATAAAATTATGA